The following is a genomic window from Pygocentrus nattereri isolate fPygNat1 chromosome 8, fPygNat1.pri, whole genome shotgun sequence.
cattgagaaacgttgttcttaaactgttggactagttgctcacgcagttgttcactaagtggtgaacctcgccccgtccttgcttgtgaatgactgagcctttcagggatgctcctttatacccaatcatgacagtcaCCTGTTTCCatttaacctgttcacctgtggaatgttccaaacaggtgtttttgagcatttctcaactttcccagtcttttgttgcccctgtcccaaattctttggaacgtgttgcaggcatcaaattcaaaatgagtgaatatttgcacaaAACatagtttatccgtttgaacattaaatatcttgtctgtgtagcgtattcaattgaatataggttgaaaaggatttccaaatcatcgtattctgtttttatttatgttttacacaacgtcccaacttcattcgaattggggttgtactagagcttctgctctgagctctgagatgAAGATGTGGTGAAGGGGGAGGCCGTGGGGGGCAGAGCCTTTAATAAAGGACTGAAAATGAGCtataaaagagaaagtgagagtctCAGCAGCTCAAAAAACgagatatagacagagagagaaacattcAGAGCTTCAGACGCCTGCAGAGAagatggagatgaagatgagctgtgtgtgtttggtgctggGGCTGGTCCTGCTGATGACCGTCTCCTCAGACGCTGACAGTGAGTTTAACACACTTTGTATCTTTCCAGTCAGATCCAGACACATTATAATCAGGGGTGAAAGATTACTCGAGTAATTACACTTTCTTACTGTAAGTCCTCATTTGGTAAATCTGTACTTCAGTGTATGTGAAACTGAACACTTCTActcttttacattacatttccaAATGATAAAAGCTCCTTACATCTTGTAATTCAGACTTTTGTAAGAACTATTTTAAAGCTGCAGGAGACGCCTTTCTTCTTCTCGGTCTCTTCTGAAGCAGTTCAGTTCTCACTCATTTGGTGTTTTAATTACAACATCCAATCAAATTCATATCAGTGGACTAACAGCCCACAACTATGCTAGATTATGTTTTGTGGAAGAAACAGTTCTGActattaataacagtaatattcTCATAGTTCTGGTGTTAAGACGAGGCAGGTTGGCCAGTCTGGGTGATGGAGGAGGTGATTTGTACCCAGCACTAAAGTTAACAATGTTTTAAGATTAAAATGGATGTGCTGACTTTGCTGTTTTTTAGATATGTAGTTAATGGAATGTGtttaaatatagaaataaatgaattcaaGACACTTACTTTGTAATAATTTCAGTTAAAATGCTTTCTTTGATAGTAACTCTGTATTAAACAGTGActctactactgctaataataataataataataataaatagcaaTGAGAACAAGTACTACTGAAAATGGTAAATCAGTgatgataaaaacaaaattgttaACTTGTAATAATACAGTTAtagtgttgttattattatgagcATTTCAGAAACGTTTTTTCATCTGTATTAATAGTAAAAGTTGTGTGCAGAAAACGCCGCTCCAAGTGTTTCATTATTAGAAGACAGAGCTTCACCGTCTTTCTTCTCCTCCACAGCTTTTGCCTTTGGTCATCCTGTTCAGTGCTGTTTCCGCTTCGTTCATTTTAGTATTCCatacaatgaaataaaacaagttGAAAAACTACATTCCAGCTGCCCACACAAAGGCTATGTGTGAGTATCTGCCTTTGTCATTACTGAAGGAATTAAACCTCTTATCTTCAAAACAGGAGCTTTTCCGTTCATCATGAGATTTTAGCAGGATGTAAATGtcagctgctgttttcaaatcatgtttaaaaaacTGAAGGTGCCCGTTTTTGTTCCATTAGACACAATATGGGGTTCATTGTCTTACTGTGTCACATAAAAAACCTTCATTTCTATATTAActctgattttctttttaatatcaGTAGATGAGACTCTCTTGACCAAAAGCATTAATAAGGTTAACTGTTCTGTATTTCAGGATTACAACTTCGAGGGGCAAAATCTGCAAGAAGGACTCTGTCCATTAATTTTTCAGAGTTGTAACTTCAACACAGCCCAGCCGCAGCAAACAGAGCAGCTAAAAGCTTTACACTCCCCTGTAATCATCACAGCATTTTATCAGCCAGCGCTTTGCTTTTTCAGTATTATCAGTGGCTGTTTAACTCTGTGGAAATAAACAGTGCATGGTTAAAAATCTctgtagagagaaaaaaaaacagtcaaattaGATTTCAGTGCTAGAGCTTCTGTGCAATAATCAATGTACTGATTCTTTTCATTATCATTGATGCTTATTTTATGCTGTGGATTCAAATAAAACTGCATTGCAAACATTTCAAGTGAATCATTTATTTCGTCACAGTATTACATGGTTATTATATGAAAGAGTGATGCTGTAATAGTGATATTGTAGAGACTGTGTGTGCGATGTTGGGCTCTGGACTCTGGTTCTATGAAGGAGGTGAACGGTGAGTCTCACAAGCCAGACGTTAACCTGTGATCAGAGACTCTGGAGTGGTTCATCACCAAGAACCACCGATGTTGATCAACCAACCTCAGACTGTTGTTAAAGTTTGGTCTGTGGAAAATGGGAGGACCTTTCGCGTAAGAGCTCCTAAATGCTTCAGAGAAATCCTTCAAGATGTGACGCCAAGAACTTCAcatttatataaatacatagACTGCGTCTCGCTCTGAAGaggttcagtgttcagtgttagAGATCGTGCGTCCATTCAGTGAATGGTGAAGTGCCAAGAAGATTCAGGTCCCTCTGCACTCAAGAACTTTCACTTCAGTATGCGACATCAACCTGGCCTCTCCTCCGTCTCCATCTGGACAGTGAAGAATCACAAAATGTCTTTaattggttatttatttatttatttattgatatgggcacagtgggtagcgctgtcaccttaCAGCAAGGAGGGctggggtttgattccccggccggggcgaccagggtcctctctgtgtggagtctgcatgttctccccgtgtctgcgtgggtttcctccgggttctctggtttcctccctcagtccaaagacatgcaggccAACTGGTCGTGGTAAATTGCCCCgtggtgtaaatgtgtatgtgtctgcaAATCATTTCACAACTTTTTCCACCTTTAATGTGACCTATAACCTGTACAGTGcaattgaaaaacaaacagaaaccttTCAGGGAGGTGAAGTAAACATAAACAACTGAGATGATGGGGTTGCATAAGTGCGCACACCCTTTTATAACTGGGGGTGTGGCTGTGTTCAGATTTAACCAATTACATTCAAACTCATGTTAAATTGGAGTCAGCACACACCTGTCACCAATTAAAGTGCCTCTGATCAACCCCAAATAAAGTTCAGCTGTTCTAGTAGGCTTCCAGCACAAGCCATGGTCCGCAAAGAGCTGCCAGAGCGTCAGAGGGATCTCATTATTCAGAGATATCAGTCAGTTGAAGGCTACAAAAGAATTTCCAAGTCATTAAATAAACCATGGAACACATTGAAGACTGTCATCATCAAGTGGAGAAAACATGGCACAACGGTGACATTACCAAGAACAGGACGTCCGTCCAAAATTGATGATAAGACAAGAAGAAAACTGGTCAGGGAGGCTGCCAAGAGGCCAACAGCAACATTGAAGGAGCTGCAAGAATTTCTGTCAACTACTGGCTGTGCAGTACATGTGACAACACCCTCCCGTCTTTCTTCATATGTCTGGGCTATGGGGTAGGGTGGCAAGACGGAAGCCTTatctttcaaagaaaaacatccaagCCTGGCTTAATTTTGCAaaaagacatctgaaatctcCCAAACTCAtgtgggaaaatgtgttttggtctGATGAAACCAAGGTTGAACTTTTTGGACATAATTCCAAAAGGTATATTTGGCGCCAAAACAACACTGCTCATCAccaaaagaacaccatacctacagtgaagcatggtggtggcagcatcatgctttggggctgtttttcttcagctgGAACTGGGGCACAAAACCTTTGGCCTTCTGTTAGAAAgctgaagatgaagaggaacttcatctttcagcatgacaatgacccaaaacatctAAATCAACAAAAGAATGGCTTCACCGGAATAAGATTAAGACTTTGGAATGGCCcagccagagtccagacctgaatcccatcgAACATCTGTGGGGTGATCTGAAGAGGGCTGTGCACAGGAGATGCCCTCGCAATCTGTCAGATTTGGAGCGGTtttgcaaagaagagtgggcaaATATTGCCACATCAAGATGTGCCACACTGATAGGCTCCTACCCAAAAAGACCGAGTGCTGTAATAAAAGCCAAAGGTGCTGCAACAAAGTATTAGTTTCAGGGTGTGCATATTTATGCAACCAggttattttaagttttttattttatatttttcccaaTGTAaaggtttctgtttgtttttcaattgCACTGTACAGGTTATAGGTCACATTAAAAGGTGGAAAAAGTTGTGAAATGATTTTTTACGTCACAAAAACCTGGCATTTGAACAGGGGTGTGTAGACTTTTTATATCCACTGTACATGCCTGCTTCTGTAAGACATCACAATACATGACTTCTTTATCATGTTTCTTTTTAGGGACCCCCTGAAAGCAATAAAAATACATTGAGGGGTTGATTAGGCCCTGTAATTCACACCTTGCCTTCAGTCTGTGTGCTATTATGAtacattatgcagaaattgtttttcagtatttactatgtccaccatttacttttattactgcttcttttcaggagacagaAGATTTTTATGAGTTATGAGCTTCAGCACGTAGTAGTTCCCTtcagtgtgcttgtgtgttgtACCCCTTTGTGggtgagctgttgttgctgatGTTTCTGCTTCACAATAACACTTACCGCTGACtagggcagctctagcaggcAGGAATTAGTTGACCTTGTagacaggtggcatcctgtgagtcactgagctcctcagtacAACTCAGTCTACATATTTCTGTGTGTGGAGATTGAATGACTGTATGGCTGattgtaggttgaaaaggatttgcaagtcaTCGTATTcagtttgtatttgttttacacagcgtcccaacttcactggaattgggctTGTAAGAGGAAAGCAATGTAAAGCTAGAACCGTCTAATAGGTTCTCTGTCAAGTAAGAGATGGAGTTCATGATCAGTGCCAGATGCTGGCGGCTCTACTGTGGTAATTCTAGTAACTGCCTGGTGTTTGGTGCACTGAGCTTATCAGGTACATCAGGCCTGCTATCATCATGGGTCATTTTCATACTAGAGCTCCTGCTCCGAGCTCTGAGAGTAAGATGTGGTGAATGGAGGAGGCCGTGGGGGGCAGAGCCTTTAATAAAGGACTGAAAATGAGTtataaaagagaaagtgagagtctCAGCAGCTGAGAAGAGAATTCAGAGCTTCAGACGCCTGCAGAGAAGCTGGAGATGAAgatgagctgtgtgtgtttggtgctggGGCTGGTCCTGCTGATGACCGTCTCCTCAGACGCTACCGGTGAGTTTAACACATGTTCTAGCTTTACTTGCAGATCCAGACACAGATTAACACACTATAATCGGGGTGGAAAATACTCGAGTAATTGTACTTtcttactgtacttaagtataattTTGGAAGATTTGTACTGAAGtattattaaaactgaaatttgTACTCTACAAAATACAAGTCTCAAAGTGTCGGAGatgctttcctttttcttcctcttgtcAATCAGTTGAGTTACTGCACATTaggattttttaaatttcacagattttatttttaatttttttctaaaacatCCAAAACAACCCAGTGTTagttaattaaatatattaaaacattaaaaaggatAGAACAAACTTTTCTATCGGTaactttttgatttttttaaatatgttttaatatagATATGGATTAATTTAAGACTCTTATTTTGTAATCATCTCAGTTACATAGTTTCTCAGATAGTAACTcagtattaaaaatgattaaactatccatccatccatccatccatccatccatccatttcctaaaccgcttctccgtcagggtcgcaggggggtgctggagcctatccctgcagtcttcgggcagaaggcaatGACTaaactattattaatattagtaattagTACTACTAAAAATAGCAATGGGAATAATTTCTACTGAtcaataataagaagaaaactgttcattattgtttattattttgagcATATTTGACCAGTTTTTGTTATTGGTATTCATAGTGAAAGTAGTTAAGTGTGCAGATTAAACTGCAGGTTCTTCATTAGAAAGCTTCAAaatctttcttctcctcttcccCAGGTGGTTCCAATGCCCATCCTTATCCCTGCTGTTACAGCTTCATCACTCTTAAAATTCCAGAACAAGAAATACTAAAAATtgaaaaaacacattctgaCTGCCCAAAGCCCGGCTTTGTGTGAGTATCAAACTTTAGAAGATGATCGTCGCCGTCAGAATAAAGCCTCCAAAATAAAAACTTTCCAAGAGAGGAAAAAACTTTCCTAACTTTACTGCACGTTAAAGCAACGAGATTTTTTCCCAATTTCTATTGGACTCGTTCATCATGAGATTTTTGTGAATGTCAGCTCATGTTAAACAACCGAGGTTTGCTCTGTTAGAGACGATATGTGGTTTATTGTCTTATTAATATCAGTAGGTGAGACTCTCTTCACTGAAAGCATAATGAGGTTaactgtgctgtttttcagggttacAACTCCGAGGGGCAATTTCTGCAAGAAAAATCTCTGCGGCGAAAAATAACATCAGCATTTAGGTTTCAGTGCTAGAGCTTCTGtgcaataaagaatgttttgctACTTCTTATGTCACTTATGCTTTTTTTATACTGTGGATTCAAATAAAACTGCATTGCAAACATTTTAAGTGAATCATTTATATCATCATAGTGTTACATGGATATTAGAGGCAGTGAGAGTGATATAGTGGTGGTATAGTGGTGATATACGTAGTAGAGGCTGTGGGTGTGTCTTCACTCAGAATCACAAAAAAACTGCATTATAATGAGTTAAGGATGAGGCATTATGTTGTGTTTAGAGTAACTGTGTGGTAATGAAACAAGAATTATACATATTTAGATACAcagaacagacaaaaataaGCAATACAGTTGAAAGCTGTATggatataaaaataaagggtgATGTTTGGGCTTTTGGGTTTTGCGATCAGAGGATCTGGCCCTTTAGACTGACCAACAAACCAGCCAACCTGTATAAGTTTGATCTGTAGAAAACAAATCAGCAGTCGGGTCGATGATTTCTCGCTGAAGAGCTTCTAACCCCTTGACTGATTTTAAGATGCGATGCCAAGATCTCTACTGTCTTTGTAAACACAGAAACCCTGTTTGACTCTGATGaggtctgtttttctctgtaagTACAGATCAGATAaggttagaaatgaaggttctgtgctggtacatttttcactcaaggtacaaacagtgtaaatgtcccctcaaaaggttctacagtggtatagtgtagggtgcttaccccgGTGGGGGAGCCTCATGAAACAGTCGAATGTTGagcaacattttaaaagaaactgtTCAATGCTTGGAGTAGTTTCCTGGCAAAAAGGGGAGGAAAGCGGGTatagctgaagcttaaagcagagcaaagtaaaccTGCGTTGTCGTTaatattttttagcctacactaggacataaacacatactgagacatgcagggcattaaatgttgtggctcccaaggtggcttGATTtatgttgaaaggacaaaatgtctcttcttaacatttgggttgtgactcctgacctaacctggcttttaatgcagagggagccggTCAGATTTCTCAATCATCCAGTTGTTTTTGTGCCGCCAAAGACTGTCTGGGCACTGCACTTCCGCACTGCCAAGGCCCGCCTTTTATGTTCCGTCAACGTTAcgttatgaaataaatatttagaaaatagatttttgacattagtgaatcgattcagaatcgtccaCGTCCACATCGCAATGCATCTAAAAGTCGAGTTTTCCTCACCCCTAATGATTCACTGTGTCGGGCTGTGGGGTTATTGTGTGCAATATTCAGCAAAATATCCACATGTGAGCCACAAGAAATCCACCTGTGACAAATTCTCAGCTACAAATCAGGTGTCAATATCAGGATTTTGACAGCTCCATTCTGATTATCCATCCGTAGATCCATGTGCATTCAGTTCAATGGGAAACGCTCTTctgtgcactctcagaaataaaggcactaaACTGTccctggggcaggacccctctcatcactggggtggttcccttaAAGCTCCagctcagtccctttagtcagggaacataaatgaaccataatccactgaaatgatctgttttaagctgtactgactccacacaccccgcctcgcctcgcctccaggcttttactctactgttctgttttaaaacattcggttatgaaaaggaacaaataccaacttttcacctggaaaaacggatttaagcttcacaatcagaccttaaaccacttaagggtccttgggcaagactcctaacaccaccttcgcctacttgtgtaaaatgatcaaattgtaagtcgctctggataagagcgtcagccaaatgccgtaaatgtaaacgtaaatgtaaaatgaggCTAAAGTCGcttttcattctccagcttcttgttcgaatttttctgttccaccttaaattctgactgaggcgccAGGACGGAAacgcggcaccatttaaggtgaaatggggaCATTCGAAAAAGAAGTGACGTCATCTTCACAACTGTAGTGTTTGACCATCTCTCGGTGACGATTTAATGcgccaggaaaccaactgcgctacttataaatgcgaataagtctgttcatctccaaatgttcaAGCAAGCAATGTCAAAGCTTCCATCCAAATTGGAACTGAATTACGAACCCGGGCTTTCGCGCTATGTTGCTGAGAGAGCGTTTAGTGTCGAACATGTTGTAATGACACAGCGACACCCCCTCCCTTTCTACAACAAGACCAAAACTGGAAAAATCACTAAATGAAATGGGTAGGATGGCTGTAATGTGCTGTGTGGACATGCATtgccactggatcttatttcagtATAACTacgcattttatcacagatgaatGGCAGCAGTGTCTcgtgtgctccaaacaagagcagtgaatgagagccttccagttcacttgccaaaacacttccatttgttttattaataaaatatattggaagtaaattcgttgtggatcattacaaatactttgctttaaaagtacaaagtaataacacagtaaaaaaatgaaatcctgtatatatattaaaaaaagatgcatcaataattgttttataatcgcatcacagcctctgaatcgtaacTGAATTGAATCATGAAGTGCCCAGAGATTCCCAGCCCTATAAGCAACCACACCCACTTTAGACTAACAAACAATGACATTAACGAAACTGTAGGATTAATGAAACGTGCATTAACGTGCAACAAAAATAATGCCACACTTTTGATCAGCATCACACACAAGAGCCACTGTCCATGACACATGCATACTCTGACACTGGTTACATCCCATCACATTATGCTGAGGACTATGACAGTGACACCACAATTCTGTCTCATCTCAAAAACTAACcataatttcatatttttctgtAATTCGTATGTCCACcatttacctttattacagcttccattcttttttataTGCTATGAGCTTCAGCACTTAATAGTCTggttgtgtgcttgtgtgtcaTACCCCTCTGCAGGTGGGTTGTTGTTTCTCCTAGATgtttccacttcacaataacACTTACATTTGACTAGGGCAGCTCTAGCAGAGCAAAAATTTGGCCAACTGACTTTCTGGCCAGGCATTAGTCactacagacagacagtcactgagctcttaagTACGACTCAGTCTACTGCTAAACAGTCTCTGGAGGTTGCATGTCTGTCAGCTTGATGTTatgcatctgttagctgatgttacGAAATACACAAATTATAAGGAGTGACCACACACTTTTAGCAGTGTAGCAGTTATGGTTCAAAGTATTCATGGTAGTGTATGATGTTTTATGAGTTATTGCATAATGAATAAACTGCGTCACAGGGTTTCAGCAACTGTCTGGTGTTTAGTGCACTGAGCTTATCAGATACATCAGAGCTGCTATCATCATGGGTCATCTTCATGCAAGAGCTtctgctctgagctctgagaggAAGATGTGAAAAAGTGGTCAGTGGAGGGCAGAGCCtttaataaaaagataaaatgttttgttttgtttttttaaagcatgaGAGTCTTAgagtcccaccccagtgatgagagaGGCACAGACCCAGTGACtctttagtacctttatttctgagagtgtagaacTAGTTGCATTTCCTCTTGAACTGTTTTGACCCATAAACAGAACTGCATGCATGTGGATCTAGGgctagccaatcagaatagagttGACAAAGTCCTGGTAATGGGCACCAGTTGTGGCGGCGAAGCTGTTAAAGGTGGATTGTTTGTGGCTCAGATGCAGATTTTGGGCTGAATGTGCTCTGAATGCAGACTTGGTTATAATTGTGAGATAATAAGCACGTCTCTATCTGGAGAGAGGAGCTATCAAACCCTCACGTGTCTCTGTCTGAACAGTGAAGCGTCATGAAATTTCTTCAAATATCTGTTTGTTCGCTCATTTATTGATCTAGTCAAGTTTTCCATCCACAGTTGCTGGATTCCTGGTGCTGCTGTGGCTCCACTGGGATTCAAATTCGACAAGTTCATCTGACTTCACCACTTAATTTTTAGACAAATGTCAGACTCTTAGGCCCAATCACATTGcttatttttaccccttccccttgtttttgagtgtaacAATCTctcttgaaactgagttacaaggggtattggttgaaatcttgcccctATGAAACGGGGCAACCCTTCAAGAACGTCATCAGTTTTCATCAGCGACTTTTACATAAACAGACGAGGCGAGGTTTTCCAGCCATCTCCAATATgctgcctccagctgtggtgggCTCAcctgtgtgtcacatgacaggacaggtgaaacatttaaaatatcctgaaaaaaataatcaggacgtgttttcctgctttgtctccagactGCAGCGACACCGACATTCGCCTTTTatctgaaggagactgaaaagcctGGCCCCCCGATTCATTCACAGCTTCAGTTTTACActtcaatcaatcaaacgagtcacCAAAtataaaagagcacaaacagaaaactacatcacttcattaacagctctGTGGGGGACCCTGccggtctgcagtgacagcagaggaggggaaagttcagctcctcactgcttaaatacatttagggcatcatgtgccttcaaagaggggggcaattatttattatcaccaccaagaattcttcggtgatatgaagctgagcTTAGCTTCctaatcgccagcttcatgattgatttcccgttccaccttaaatggtgcagcaacctcgggtgccagaacgtaactgctgcaccatttaaggtggaacggaaagtttCACCCGGTAGCGACCGAGACATCAGCGCATTACTGGCGatttttatgcgtgttatgaaAGAAATGAGCATAAAACGCTGTTACAGTGGTTCTTACAGTACAgcggctttttaacagagaaatacttacatttatgtgtcCCTTTGGCCGCTTGTGCAGCCGTCTTGCTGATGATTCACAGGACATTCTGGGAATTTCCTCATAACCCTCCGTTTGTAGTgcagcctctgaaaaatctcagttTGAAGGGTCAAATAGCccaaacacttcaccctacccctccatctcaacaacaatcaggacaactctacccctagacgtgaacgcgcaaaagggaggggtagggctaagtgttaggggcaaggggtgaaatgggactgggccttactTTCAATCCAGGACCTTCGCTGCATCTTGGAATACTGTGGTGGTATCACAGCACCCTGAACACACAACTTcatcagtttatttcagtaattaatTTGTTCATCCTTTACCTTCAGGGCAgcctccactcttttcaggagactcgctttcaaaGAATCtcacctctgaagttcagtcttagaagcaaATTTagcgttttctgcttctcacgatctgATTACGATCTCAGTTTCACAATTAGACTTTGTTATTAAATGGCCAGTTTTTGTATTCTGGGGCAAATGTTCTCCTTGTTCAATTGTCTCCTTTTCTcggtgaggttcttcttgatcagctacacatcctttcagacccacagcactgagtggtcttctcccagtggaaggatggacagaaacacctgtggatgttttcagatctgaagcagcttgatgttctccaatctttcagtgcagtttatctgatgggggcagttttgtggtcaaccagctcttccaggtggtcgTTAGGAGGAACATTTTCTCAGAAGCtcttaatcagtttttgaagaTCAGTTTTGAAGATCTTAAAAAGATGATAAGCTGTTTGTGTACGTCCCTACAATACGTTTCCACCTGTGCATCAAAGTAGCTTTCATAGACTGAGTTGTTTAACAGTTTGGGTTTAATTTGGTAAATTTAAAGGATGATATCACTGGTTACTTCTTCAACAGACCAAGTTACAGGCCTTCACTGACTGTCTGCAGACTCACATCAGATACATTCGAGCTGCTATCATGGGTCATCTTCATACTAGAGCTTCTGCTCTGCACTCTGTGATGAAGACGTGGTgagtggggggggggcaaaacCACCTGTTTTTGATAAACAACTAATTTAAATAGAGCCTTACCACATAAAACTGGAGATCCAGACGGAGAGAGGAGCATTCAGAGCTTCAGACGCCTGCAGAGAAGATGGAGATGAagatgtgctgtgtgtgtttggtgctggTCCTGCTGATGACCTTCTCCTCAGATGCTACCGGTGAGTTTAACACATGTTCTAGCTTTACTTGCAGATCCAGACACAGATTAACACACTACAGTCAGGGGTGGAAAATACTTGAGTAACTGTAATTtcttactgtacttaagtataatgTTGGAAGACTTGTACTGAAGTACTCCTGGAAACATATTTGGACTCTTCCTCTGTTACATTTCCAAGCGACAAAGTTTTACTCCTTGCAATTTTTTGGACTTTCAAAGTCAGTTGAAAATAGAACAACATAATTTTTCCAATAGAGACAATGTGTAGCTTTATTATGTCACATTAacacatttatttctatattaaATCTGATTTGCATTTTTCAGGTTTACAACCTCAAAGGGCAGGTTGTGTAAGAAGAACCCGCAGTACATCTGGATTTCAGAGCTGCAGCTTCAACAGAACCCAGACACAGCAAACAGCAAGCTGAAAGCTTTACACACCTCTTTAATCATCTCAGGATTTTATCAGTCAGCGCTTTGCTTTTTCAGTATTAGTGTATGATAAAAATCTCTGCAAGGCAAAGTAACATCCTACAACAAAATACAG
Proteins encoded in this region:
- the LOC108428099 gene encoding C-C motif chemokine 14-like, whose translation is MKMSCVCLVLGLVLLMTVSSDATGGSNAHPYPCCYSFITLKIPEQEILKIEKTHSDCPKPGFVVTTPRGNFCKKNLCGEK